ACGGCGTCATCTCAGTGATCAACGAAATGGTGTCCGACTGGGACCTGGACAACGTTTCCGCCATCTCTCCGAGCACCAGCCTCATGGGAGATCTGGAGTTCGAATCGATCGATATCGTGCAGCTCGCTGTACACCTCGAGCAGCACTTCGAGCAGAGC
Above is a window of Pseudomonadota bacterium DNA encoding:
- a CDS encoding phosphopantetheine-binding protein: MSNNEMTAAQGSDDVENGVISVINEMVSDWDLDNVSAISPSTSLMGDLEFESIDIVQLAVHLEQHFEQSGLPFEQLFMRDGDYVDDLTITEIAGFLRDKLAS